Proteins encoded in a region of the Lepidochelys kempii isolate rLepKem1 chromosome 22, rLepKem1.hap2, whole genome shotgun sequence genome:
- the RBM7 gene encoding RNA-binding protein 7 isoform X2 has translation MHCWRLRSQSGPVRGDGRGGGRGQPDPVRGEPGPPGDRGAGLRALPPGSSHASQDGNSSYFQHGSANTSPSSTPHSTPNSNRYDRSTDNTLTGFTSTQMLQRSFSSPDNLQRQMMNSGTRQQSQYSGKYGSPHAEQSSYLSPGQQQSHSFNQSSGSQMQRRPDGSSAQRKNRLNSHPYHMDSRHFNREQRFGDYGSDHHYRGNRDEYSYEDRSPHDAGSDHYSRGNRDEYCYEDRSHDGWSHDYNRRENYRDGKWRPSRH, from the exons ATGCACTGCTGGCGCCTGCGCAGTCAGTCGGGGCCCGTGCGTGGAGATGGGCGCGGCGGCGGCCGAGGCCAACCGGACCCTGTTCGTGGGGAACCTGGACCCCCGGGTGACCGAGGAGCTGGTCTTCGAGCTCTTCCACCAG GCAGTAGTCATGCATCTCAAGATGGCAATTCATCTTATTTCCAGCATGGATCTGCTAATACAAGTCCTTCCAGCACACCACATTCAACACCAAATTCAAACAG ATATGATAGGAGCACAGATAACACATTAACAGGATTCACATCCACGCAGATGCTGCAGAGGTCTTTCTCATCTCCTGATAACCTTCAGAGACAAATG atgAATAGTGGTACACGGCAGCAGTCACAATACAGTGGGAAGTATGGTTCTCCGCATGCAGAGCAGTCCAGTTatctctcaccagggcagcagcagagtcaTTCATTTAATCAGTCTTCAGGCTCACAAATGCAGCGTCGTCCAGATGGATCGTCAGCACAGCGCAAGAACAGGCTGAACTCCCATCCTTATCATATGGACAGCAGACATTTTAACCGTGAGCAGCGTTTTGGAGACTATGGATCTGATCATCATTACAGAGGGAACAGAGATGAGTACAGCTATGAAGACAGGAGTCCTCATGATGCTGGATCTGATCACTATTCTAGAGGGAACAGGGATGAGTACTGCTATGAAGACAGGAGCCATGATGGCTGGAGCCATGACTATAACAGAAGAGAGAACTACAGAGATGGCAAATGGCGCCCATCCCGGCATTAG
- the RBM7 gene encoding RNA-binding protein 7 isoform X1 produces MHCWRLRSQSGPVRGDGRGGGRGQPDPVRGEPGPPGDRGAGLRALPPGSSHASQDGNSSYFQHGSANTSPSSTPHSTPNSNSRYDRSTDNTLTGFTSTQMLQRSFSSPDNLQRQMMNSGTRQQSQYSGKYGSPHAEQSSYLSPGQQQSHSFNQSSGSQMQRRPDGSSAQRKNRLNSHPYHMDSRHFNREQRFGDYGSDHHYRGNRDEYSYEDRSPHDAGSDHYSRGNRDEYCYEDRSHDGWSHDYNRRENYRDGKWRPSRH; encoded by the exons ATGCACTGCTGGCGCCTGCGCAGTCAGTCGGGGCCCGTGCGTGGAGATGGGCGCGGCGGCGGCCGAGGCCAACCGGACCCTGTTCGTGGGGAACCTGGACCCCCGGGTGACCGAGGAGCTGGTCTTCGAGCTCTTCCACCAG GCAGTAGTCATGCATCTCAAGATGGCAATTCATCTTATTTCCAGCATGGATCTGCTAATACAAGTCCTTCCAGCACACCACATTCAACACCAAATTCAAACAG CAGATATGATAGGAGCACAGATAACACATTAACAGGATTCACATCCACGCAGATGCTGCAGAGGTCTTTCTCATCTCCTGATAACCTTCAGAGACAAATG atgAATAGTGGTACACGGCAGCAGTCACAATACAGTGGGAAGTATGGTTCTCCGCATGCAGAGCAGTCCAGTTatctctcaccagggcagcagcagagtcaTTCATTTAATCAGTCTTCAGGCTCACAAATGCAGCGTCGTCCAGATGGATCGTCAGCACAGCGCAAGAACAGGCTGAACTCCCATCCTTATCATATGGACAGCAGACATTTTAACCGTGAGCAGCGTTTTGGAGACTATGGATCTGATCATCATTACAGAGGGAACAGAGATGAGTACAGCTATGAAGACAGGAGTCCTCATGATGCTGGATCTGATCACTATTCTAGAGGGAACAGGGATGAGTACTGCTATGAAGACAGGAGCCATGATGGCTGGAGCCATGACTATAACAGAAGAGAGAACTACAGAGATGGCAAATGGCGCCCATCCCGGCATTAG
- the RBM7 gene encoding RNA-binding protein 7 isoform X4, producing MGAAAAEANRTLFVGNLDPRVTEELVFELFHQAGPVIKVKIPKDRDGKPKQFAFVNFKHEESVPYGMSLLNGIKLFGRPIKIQFRSGSSHASQDGNSSYFQHGSANTSPSSTPHSTPNSNRYDRSTDNTLTGFTSTQMLQRSFSSPDNLQRQMMNSGTRQQSQYSGKYGSPHAEQSSYLSPGQQQSHSFNQSSGSQMQRRPDGSSAQRKNRLNSHPYHMDSRHFNREQRFGDYGSDHHYRGNRDEYSYEDRSPHDAGSDHYSRGNRDEYCYEDRSHDGWSHDYNRRENYRDGKWRPSRH from the exons ATGGGCGCGGCGGCGGCCGAGGCCAACCGGACCCTGTTCGTGGGGAACCTGGACCCCCGGGTGACCGAGGAGCTGGTCTTCGAGCTCTTCCACCAG GCAGGtccagtaattaaagttaaaataCCTAAGGATAGAGATGGTAAACCAAAGCAATTTGCATTTGTGAATTTCAAACACGAAGAATCTGTCCCTTATGGAATGAGTCTGCTTAATGGGATCAAACTTTTTGGAAGGCCCATCAAAATTCAGTTCCGATCAG GCAGTAGTCATGCATCTCAAGATGGCAATTCATCTTATTTCCAGCATGGATCTGCTAATACAAGTCCTTCCAGCACACCACATTCAACACCAAATTCAAACAG ATATGATAGGAGCACAGATAACACATTAACAGGATTCACATCCACGCAGATGCTGCAGAGGTCTTTCTCATCTCCTGATAACCTTCAGAGACAAATG atgAATAGTGGTACACGGCAGCAGTCACAATACAGTGGGAAGTATGGTTCTCCGCATGCAGAGCAGTCCAGTTatctctcaccagggcagcagcagagtcaTTCATTTAATCAGTCTTCAGGCTCACAAATGCAGCGTCGTCCAGATGGATCGTCAGCACAGCGCAAGAACAGGCTGAACTCCCATCCTTATCATATGGACAGCAGACATTTTAACCGTGAGCAGCGTTTTGGAGACTATGGATCTGATCATCATTACAGAGGGAACAGAGATGAGTACAGCTATGAAGACAGGAGTCCTCATGATGCTGGATCTGATCACTATTCTAGAGGGAACAGGGATGAGTACTGCTATGAAGACAGGAGCCATGATGGCTGGAGCCATGACTATAACAGAAGAGAGAACTACAGAGATGGCAAATGGCGCCCATCCCGGCATTAG
- the RBM7 gene encoding RNA-binding protein 7 isoform X3 — translation MGAAAAEANRTLFVGNLDPRVTEELVFELFHQAGPVIKVKIPKDRDGKPKQFAFVNFKHEESVPYGMSLLNGIKLFGRPIKIQFRSGSSHASQDGNSSYFQHGSANTSPSSTPHSTPNSNSRYDRSTDNTLTGFTSTQMLQRSFSSPDNLQRQMMNSGTRQQSQYSGKYGSPHAEQSSYLSPGQQQSHSFNQSSGSQMQRRPDGSSAQRKNRLNSHPYHMDSRHFNREQRFGDYGSDHHYRGNRDEYSYEDRSPHDAGSDHYSRGNRDEYCYEDRSHDGWSHDYNRRENYRDGKWRPSRH, via the exons ATGGGCGCGGCGGCGGCCGAGGCCAACCGGACCCTGTTCGTGGGGAACCTGGACCCCCGGGTGACCGAGGAGCTGGTCTTCGAGCTCTTCCACCAG GCAGGtccagtaattaaagttaaaataCCTAAGGATAGAGATGGTAAACCAAAGCAATTTGCATTTGTGAATTTCAAACACGAAGAATCTGTCCCTTATGGAATGAGTCTGCTTAATGGGATCAAACTTTTTGGAAGGCCCATCAAAATTCAGTTCCGATCAG GCAGTAGTCATGCATCTCAAGATGGCAATTCATCTTATTTCCAGCATGGATCTGCTAATACAAGTCCTTCCAGCACACCACATTCAACACCAAATTCAAACAG CAGATATGATAGGAGCACAGATAACACATTAACAGGATTCACATCCACGCAGATGCTGCAGAGGTCTTTCTCATCTCCTGATAACCTTCAGAGACAAATG atgAATAGTGGTACACGGCAGCAGTCACAATACAGTGGGAAGTATGGTTCTCCGCATGCAGAGCAGTCCAGTTatctctcaccagggcagcagcagagtcaTTCATTTAATCAGTCTTCAGGCTCACAAATGCAGCGTCGTCCAGATGGATCGTCAGCACAGCGCAAGAACAGGCTGAACTCCCATCCTTATCATATGGACAGCAGACATTTTAACCGTGAGCAGCGTTTTGGAGACTATGGATCTGATCATCATTACAGAGGGAACAGAGATGAGTACAGCTATGAAGACAGGAGTCCTCATGATGCTGGATCTGATCACTATTCTAGAGGGAACAGGGATGAGTACTGCTATGAAGACAGGAGCCATGATGGCTGGAGCCATGACTATAACAGAAGAGAGAACTACAGAGATGGCAAATGGCGCCCATCCCGGCATTAG